A portion of the Nyctibius grandis isolate bNycGra1 chromosome 31, bNycGra1.pri, whole genome shotgun sequence genome contains these proteins:
- the CTXN1 gene encoding cortexin-1, whose amino-acid sequence MRPAHALLASAMNDASTMDYELLSPSLVEHPASAAGMDAEQKTVFAFVIFLLVFLVMLMVRCFRILLDPYSRMPASSWTDHKEGLERGQFDYALV is encoded by the coding sequence ATGCGTCCTGCCCACGCGCTCCTCGCCTCTGCCATGAATGATGCATCGACGATGGATTATGAACTGCTCTCCCCGTCCTTGGTTGAGCACCCAGCCAGCGCCGCGGGTATGGATGCCGAGCAGAAAACCGTCTTCGCCTTCGTCATCTTCCTCCTGGTCTTCTTGGTGATGCTGATGGTGCGCTGCTTCCGCATCCTGCTGGACCCCTACAGCCGCATGCCCGCCTCCTCCTGGACTGACCACAAGGAGGGGTTGGAGAGGGGCCAGTTTGACTACGCCTTGGTGtag